DNA from Ignavibacteria bacterium:
GATTTTGACGGAGTAACTACGGAATAAAATCTAAATTCATTATCAGGTAAAGTTACACCTATATGAATATCTCAGCTTTCATAAAGCAACATTCTATAATTACTTATTTTGTATTAACATTTGCTATTTCATGGGGAGTGGTATTGTTTTCCGTTGGAGGTCTTGATGGACTGCCCGGCACCGTTGAACAATTCGAAATATTACTACCTTATGTTGTTTTGGCAATGCTTTTGGGTCCAAGTGTATCAGGCATTCTTCTGACAAAAATGCTTTATGGAAAAGAAGGCATACATAAATTATTCCTAAGATTATTAACATGGCGTGTAAAAATTAAATGGTATATTATCGCTGTCTTTACAGCGCCAATTCTGACAGTAATTACACTCTTCCTGCTTTCATTGACACCCGGAATATTTTCAGCAGATAATAAAATTTTGCATTTTACATTAGGTGTGATTACGGGACTTGCAGCAGGATGCTTTGAGGAACTGGGTTGGACAGGATTTGCTATACCTCAATTAAGACAGCATTATAGTATATTTGTCACAGGGATTATTGTTGGATTTTTATGGGGAGCATGGCATTTCATAGTAACTTTGTGGGGAAGCAGTTCGACAATAGGAACGCTTTCTTTATGGTTATATCTTCCGGGTTTACTTTTCTCTTTTCTGCCGCCTTATCGTATACTTATGGTTTGGATTTATGACCGCACACAAAGTTTACTTATTGCTATGTTAATGCACGCGAGTCTGACAGCCAGCGTTCGAATCTTCGACCCTTTAGCAATATCGGGAATGTCTCTGGTGGCTTATAACCTTGTGCTTGGTATTGCATTTTGGGGTGTCGTTGCAGTGATATCATTTAAGAGTAAAATATTTTTACAAAATCGAAAATTACAAGAGAATTAAATGTAATTTATCTTCCGAAGATTTGAAATTTTCAGCATTTTAAATTGCCGTTTTTTAATACAAAAATTAAAGCTAACTTTGGAAAACTAAATATAAGCCAAACCGATTAATGAAGAAATATCTTTTATTTGTTATTCTTTCCCTTTTATGTTTTGATACAGCATTTTCTCAGGACAGCACGCAAACCAAAAAGGAAGAGGAATGGAAAATGCGCACCTATTACATGGTTTTCCTTAAGAGTAATCCGAACCACGGCATTACCGACAAAGAAAAGCTCACGGAAATTCAAAAAGGGCATCTGGATAATATCGGAAGACTTTTTGAAGAGGGTAAGCTTGTGCTTGCAGGACCATTTCTTGATAAGCAGGACGTTCGCGGGATTTTTATTCTTAAAGTTGATTCTGAAGAAGAAGCAAAAGCGTTGGTCGATACCGACCCCGCGGTCATTGCCGGCACATTGACTATGGAAATTCGACCGTGGTACGGACCTAACACCATTATAATAAAGAATGAATAAGGAATGTTTATGAAAGTAATTTGTTGTAGTAGTATACTGATTTTACCAAAAAGCATAAATTAAAATTTTATGAAAAACTTTCTTTTTTCAGTAAAATCGTTTTCAGCGGATTTCGGACTCTTGGTAATGAGAGTTTCTCTTTCCCTTGTTTTAATTCTTATGCACGGGCTGCCGAAATTTGAAAATTATGGCGTAATTTCCCAAAGATTTTTTGACCCTATTGGTTTTGGACCCGCAACCGCGCTCTCACTTTCTATTTTTGCGGAATTATTTTGCGCAAGTTTGGTAGTTTTAGGTTTTATGACAAGATTATCTACGCTTGTAATAGTAATAAATTTGAGCGTGGCGTTCTTCGGATTCCATTATTTTGACCCGTTTGCCAAAAAAGAGCTCGCATTTATATTTATGATGATGTATTTCACGTTGTTTATTTTAGGTCCGGGCAGAATTTCAATAGACGGCGCAATAAATCGTCCAAAAGGCAGCAAAAGTTAATTTTAAGTGGCAATTAGATAATTACCATTACCTTGAAAAAAGGTTAATTTTATATTATATTTATTTGATTTTAGATGATTATAATAGAGTGGGTTTAACGACCCACTTTTTTTTTCTATAAACCCCTCATGGAGAATTCTGATTATTTATCATTAATTGAGAGTTATTTAAAAGGCACTGAAGCGAAACTTATAGATTTTGTGGTTCGCGGAGAAAGAAAGAATAAAATTCTGGAAATTTATGTTGATTCTGAAAGCGGTCTTAATCTTGAGACCATCTCTAATATAAACAGAGAAATTTCAAAATTACTTGATGATTTTCAGACAGAAAAAGGAACAAATGAAATCTCAAAACTTATGGTTTCTTCTCCGGGTGTTGATAAGCCATTTAAATTCGGTTGGCAGCTGCACAAGCATATAGGAAGGGAAATAGACATTACACTCAATACGGGTGAAAAAATCTCAGGCATACTGGAGCTTCTTGAACCTGATGATACGCTTGTAATAGAGGAGATTAAGCAAAAAAAATCACAACCTGCAAAGGATAAAAAAATTATAAAATTTTCAGACATAAAAGATTCAAGAATTAAATTAAAATTCTAAATTCATTCTAATTAAATATGAGATCAGAGATAATAGAAGCATTTTCGCAGATGGCGAAACAAAAAAGCATTGACCGGGATATTCTGGAAGGAGTAATAAAAGATTCTTTCAGGAAAATGATGGAAAAAAGATACGGGCTCGAAGCTAATTTCGAAGTTATCGTAAATATGGACCGCGGAAACATTGAAATTTATTTATATAAAAAAATTGTTGACAGCGTAAATGACCCGAATCTTGAACTGACTGTCGAACAGGCAAAGGCAATCTCTGATGAAGATTTTGAAGTCGGTGATGATTATGCGGAAGAGCTTTCTATCGAAGATTTCGGAAGACGTTCGGTTCTAAATCTGAAACAAAATCTTAATCAAAAATTAAGAGAAATAGAAAAAGAAGTAACATTTAATGAATATAAAAAACTTGTTGGTGAAATTATTGTGTCTGAAGTTTATCAGATAAAACCGAACTCGATTTTATTAATGCACAACGGGCACGAGGTGATATTCCCTAAAAGCGAGCAGATTCCGAAAGAAAAATATAAGAAAGAAGATACCGTAAGGGCAATCATAAAGAGCGTTGAGAAGAGACAATCAGGACCTCCGCTTATTATTGTATCAAGAGCAGATGATGAATTCCTGAAAAAATTATTTGAGCTCGAAATTCCTGAAATTTATGACAACATTATCGAAATCGTCGGCATTGCAAGAGAGCCGGGCGAAAGAGCAAAAGTTTCGGTTTACTCAAACGATGAAAGAATCGATGCCGTCGGTGCATGCGTAGGCATGAAAGGAATTAGAATCCATTCCATCGTTCGCGAGCTCAGCAACGAAAATATTGACGTTATAAATTACACAGATGATTCGACTTTATACATCCAGCGAGCCTTATCTCCTGCTAAAATCGATGACATAGTTCTTGATAAAGATGAGAAGGTTGCAAAAATTTATGCAGACAAAGACCAATTCAGTTTAATCATTGGCAGAAACGGCCAGAATATTAAGCTTGCTTCACGTCTTACAGGATACACAATTGACGTTGTAAAGCCTGAAGAAGAAGAAAAACCTGAGGAGGAGGAAGTCGAAGAAGGAGTTATGCTTGATGAAGATGATGATGAGAATGATGAAGATGTAAATGAAGAAGTGCAAGAGGAAGTAAATGAAGAAAGCAGTGAAGAATCAGATGAAGCTGATGATGAAAGCTCTGAAGAATCTGAAGAAGCAGGCGAAGATGAAAAAGAAGAGTCCGTTGAAGAAAAACCAAAAAAAGAAAAAAAATCAGGAACAAGAAAAAAGAAAGAAAAAGAAACAAAATAAAAGTTCAGAAAATTTGCTTTTTTGAAAGCTAAAAGGATAAATGACAACAGAAACGAAAGATAAAAAAATTAAGTTAATGAAGCTTGTGTCGGAGATTAATATATCCAAACAGGATATTATTGACTATCTGACTACAATAGGTATCAGTAAAGTTACGGTAAATACTTCACTTGACAGTGAAACTGTCAGGAAAGTAAAATCTCATTTCAAAAAAGACATTGAGGAAAAACAGCATCACGAAGAAAAGCTCAAGAAATTTTCCGATATTAATAATGTCGTTTTTTCGGAAATAGAAGAAATTAAATTAAAAGAAGAAGAAGATAAAAAACGCAAGGAAGAAGAAGAAAGAATAAGAAAAATTGTTGACGAAGAGAACAGAAAAAAAGAAGAAGAAAGGCAGAAGCAGGAATTATCGGCATATCTCCAGTTAGAAAAACAGAAGAAAGAAGCCGAAGAGAAAAAGAAATCGGAAAAAGCAAAAAAGAAAACCGATGAGCCGGGAAAAGAAGAGCAGTCAAAAGCCAAACCTGAGTTCAAACAAACCGGTAAGCCAAAAACAGACAAATCATTCTTCAGGGATGATTTTAAAAAGAGAGAAGATTTCAAAAAACCTTCATCGGATACCGCTTCAAAAGATGGTGACCGTCAGATAAACAAAAAACCCGATTTCCGAAAACCTTTTGACAAATCAAAAGTAAAGCCGAGAGTTGAAAAAGTAACGATAAAAGACATAAAAGCTGCTAAGAAAAAACCGGGAGAAGGCGAAGGCACTGAGTTTAAGGAAAGAAAATTTGAAAAACCGGGCGGAGGAAAACCTTTTAATAAAGAAGGTGGATTTACACCTGCACCGGGCAGCGGGTCGAAATTCTCAGATAAAGATAAAGAGAAGAAGAAAACCGAATCGGAATACGAAAAGAAAAAGAAAGCTAAGCTCTTAAAAGGTCATCGTGCAAAAGATATTACACAAAAAGAAATCGATGATGCCATCAGGGAAACATTTGCAAAGATTGAAGAAGATTCCGCAAGTTCTGCACGGGTTCTTGCAAGAAAGAGAAAGAAAAAAGAACGCCTTGAAGAGGAACAAAAACAAATTGAGTTAGCCGAACAGAGAAAAAACATTATTAAAGTAACCGAGTTTCTTTCCACATCCGAGCTTGCAACTCTTGTAAATGTTCCTGTGGCAGACTTAATAAAAAAATGTTTTGACCTTGGAATGATGGTTTCCATTAACCAACGTCTTGAAAAAGATTTGATAATTCTTCTTGCAGAAGAATTTGGATTTAAAATTGAGTTTGTATCGGAATATGAAGAAGAAATTCTTGAAGATGCGCCGGACCCTGAAGATAAGCTTGTATCAAGACCTCCGGTCGTTACTGTTATGGGGCACGTTGACCACGGTAAAACGTCTTTGCTTGACTATATAAGAAAAGCAAATGTTGTTGCAGGTGAAGCAGGCGGAATAACACAGCACATCGGTGCATATACAGTTACGCTTGACAGCGGAAAAAGAATCAGCTTCCTTGATACTCCGGGTCACGAAGCTTTTACGGCTATGCGTGCGCGCGGCGGACAAGCAGCGGACATCGTTGTGCTTGTTGTTGCTGCTGATGACAGCGTTATGCCGCAGACAGTTGAGGCGATTAATCACGCGCTTGCAGCAAATGTTCCGATTGTTGTTGCGATTAATAAAGTTGATAAGCCGGACTCAAATATCGATAAGATAAAGCAGCAGCTTGCCGACAAAGGCGTGCTTGTTGAAGAATGGGGCGGTAAATACCAGTCGGTTGAAATTTCCGCAAAGTTTGGAAAAAATATCGATACGCTTCTCGAGAAAATTCTTGTCGAAGCCGAAGTTCTTGATTTGAAAGCAAATCCTGACCGTCTTGCAAGGGGTGTTGTTCTCGAAGCAAAGCTCGATAAGGGAAAGGGTATTGTTGCTACGATGCTTATTCAAAAGGGAACACTGAACGTTGGTGATGTGTTCATTTGCGGAGTGAACTCCGGAAAAATAAAAGCAATGTTCGATGAACGCGAGCATAAGCTTGATGCAGCAGGACCTTCTCAGGCAGTTCAGGTGCTTGGCTTTGATGGAATGCCGCAGGCAGGTGACATATTCATAGAGCTTGAGACAGAAAGAGAATCAAAAGAAATTGCAATCAAGAGACAGCAGTTGAAACGCGAACAGGATTTCAGACAGCATCGTTTGATTACACTCGATGATATTTCAAAACAAATTAAAGAAGGTAAACAAGTCGAGCTTAAGATTATATTGAAAGCAGACGCTGACGGCTCTGCGGAAGCGTTGACGGATTCATTGCAGAAGCTTACAACCCCTGAAGCAAAAGTTATTGTAATACATAAAGCAGTCGGACAGATTACCGAATCAGACGTATTGCTTGCTGAAGCATCGAAAGCAATTATCATTGGCTTTAATGTTCGTCCAAACCTGAGCGCAAGACAGCTTGCCGAGAAAAATCAGATTGACATAAGGCTTTACAGCATAATTTATAATGTAATAGAGGAAATCAAACAGGCGCTCGAAGGTATGCTTGAGCCGGATATCGAAGAAAAAGTTACCTGTACGGTTGAAGTCAGGGAAGTATTCAAAGTTCCGAAAGTTGGACTTGTTGCAGGATGTTATGTTCAGGATGGCAAGGTTACGAGAAATACGAATGTACGCTTATTAAGAGATGGTTTTGAGATTTTTAAAGGAAAGATTTCGGCTTTAAAGAGATTTAAAGATGACGTACGTGAAGTTGAAACAGGATTTGAGTGCGGTATCTCACTTGAGAACTTTAACGACGTCAAGGTCGGAGATATTATAGAAGGATTCGAGTTAGTAGAAATTAAGCGTAAGCTTTCCACAACATAATTTTTATAATTTATTTTTTTAGTAGGACAGACATTCCTGTCTGCCCTAATTTTAAACTGATACTATTATGAGCATAAGAACAGAACGCGTAGCAGAGGAGATTAAGCACCAGATTAACACCGCAATGAGTAAAGACCTCGCCGAACTTCATCTCGGATTAGTAACGGTAACTAAAGTCGTAATGAGTCCCGACTTAAAAATTGCAAAAGTATATCTCACTTTTCTTGGAAGTAAAGAAACTCCTGAAAGAGCTATCGCAAAAATTGATAATCGAAAGAAACACATAAGATATGAGCTTGGGAAAAAGTTAAAACTAAAGTTTACTCCCGACATATTATTTTTTTATGATGATACTGCTGAATATGCAGACCATATAAATAAAATTCTGAACGATATTAAGAAATAGTATTTTCTTAACTCCTTTCAAAATGTCCGAAAGATTTCACAACCCGGAATTAGATAATAAAATTATTTTAGTCGATAAACCGTTAAACCGAACGAGCGCTAATGTCCTTAACATTTTGCGCAGACAGCTTGGAATAAAAAAACTCGGTCACGCGGGCACGCTTGACCCGAAAGCAACGGGACTCCTCATTGTCTGCACAGGCAGAATGACAAAGAGCATTAATGAGTTTATAGATTACGACAAAGAATACACCGGCATAATAAGAATCGGAGCTGTTACCGAATGCTATGACACCGAAAAGGAAGAAAAAGATTTTAAGGACACTTCATTTGTAACTGATGAACTTCTTGAAGATGTTAGAAAAAAATTTGTCGGTGAAATTAAACAAATGCCCCCTATGCATTCTGCGATAAAAATGAACGGAAAACCGCTTTACAAGCTTGCGCGAAAAGGAAAAGAAATCGAAAGAAAGCCGAGAGATATTTTTATCGAAAATTTTTTGATAAAGAGATTGAGCGAAACGGAAGTTTATTTTGACATCACCTGCTCGAAAGGAACATATATAAGAAGCATCGCAAATGATTTTGGTGAAGCGCTCGGAACAGGCGGTTATCTCAAAGAGCTAAGAAGAACAAGAGTTGGAAAGTTCATAATGGAAGATTTTCCTGATGCTGTCGAAGACATAAAATATAAAATCTTGGAAGCTCAGGCATGAAAATAATTTTACTGATGATTTTTGTTTTATTTTCTTCAAATCTCTTTGCACAGAAAGTTACCCTCCCCGTTTTTCAGAAAAACACGATTCAATTTGGCGATTCATCCAACCAGGGAAGCGTTATAGTTTCTGATAAGGGAAGAATTATTTCAAAAAAAGTTATTCTTCCTGTTATTGAAAAACCTGTACAAATCACTGTAAGAATGATTTTGAAATCCGCAGGCGATAGGTGGGATAGGTTTGGAAGCGTTTATCTTTATACTCCAACCGGTAACATCGAACTATTGAAATTCATGACAGGGTTCGGAGTCGGAAATAAGAAAGTGCCTGAACGCGTCAACGTTGGACCTTGGGCTGATGAAATGGAATGCGTGAACGACATCTCCGAGCTTTACCCTCTCTTGAAAGGCGGTGTTGTAATCAATGCAATGATTGATACATGGGTAAATCCCGGCTGGGAAATTACTTTTGAAATTATTTACACACCAAACGAACTTGCCAAAAATCCGGATTTTGTAATTCCGCTTATAAATACAACCGGGCAGTATCCTGATTACAAAGTTTTTGATGCCGGCGGAATATTCGACACACTTGATATAACGCAACAATTTTCAGAATTAAAATTATATTATTATTCTTCAGGACACGGCGGTGATTCTGCCGGTGATGAGTTCAATAAAAAAGAAAATATAATTTCGATAAACGGCTCTCAGGCATTTACGGTAATCCCGTGGCGTGATGATTGCAGAATTTTCCGTAGATATAACCCTACGTCCTCAAAATGGGAAGGAGATATCTGGAGCTCTGATCTAAGTCGCACCGGGTGGTGTCCCGGCGATATGTCTCTGCCGTTTGTTTATGATGTCAATAATTTATTTCATCAGGGTCAGAATACTTTTAACGTAAATGTTATTAACTCTGAACGATTATCAGAGACACTCGATTACTGGAATATCTCCGCTTACTTAATCGGCTATAAATAATTTTTTATTTATTTTTTTATATAAATGATAACTTTTTCTGAAGTAAAAACAGACGAACAACTAAATGAGCTTGCAGCCATTGCAAGCAAAATCTGGAATGAACATTATCCTGCAATCATCGGACAAGTGCAAGTTGATTACATGCTTGCCAAAATGTATAATGTCGATGCAATTAAAGAACAGATTGCACAGGGACAAACTTTCATTGCCGCTTATGATGGAAGCGAAATGCTTGGATTTTTATCATACAGCGTTAAAGATAAGAAAGATTATTTTATTCACAAATGGTATGTCGATGTTTCAAAACACAGCAAAGGAATCGGCAGGGGATTGTTTGATTATGTTTTTAAAGATTTAGAATATAGCACAATTCGATTAACAGTTAATCGACATAACATTAAGCCCATTAATTTTTATTTCAAGATGGGATTTAAGATTGAAAAAATAATCAACATCGACATCGGCGAAGGATTTGTTATGAATGATTTTATGATGCTTAAGGAAAAACCAACCCACTAATTTCACGAATTGACACGAATGTTTTTAAATTTGTGTAACCAATTTTCGTGGAATTAGTGCAATTCGTGAGAAAGTGCTTTGAATTTAGTATAGAAAAAAACCTCTAATTTTCGTATTTTATAATAGTTACAACCGATACAGAGAGATGGCTGAGCGGTTGAAAGCGGCGGTCTTGAAAACCGTTGTGGCCTTGCGGTCACCGGGGGTTCGAATCCCTCTCTCTCTGCAAAATACCAATAAAAAAGCCCTTAAAATGAAAGTTTTAAGGGCTTTTGCATTACATTCAAATGAAGTCATTCCCGCGAAAGCGGGAATCCCATTCGCGAACCCTAAAGGGTTCGGTTACAATTTCTTCTACTTAAACTGCTTCAAAAATCTCACGTCATTTTCATAAAACATTCTTATATCGGGTATGCCGTATTTCACCATCAAGGTTCTTTCAATACCCATTCCGAAAGCATAACCTGTATAAACTTCAGGGTCAATGCCGACAGCTTTAAAAACATTCGGGTCAACCATTCCGCAGCCGAGGATTTCAAGCCAGCCGGTATGCTTGCAGATTCTGCATCCCTGACCTTTGCATAAATAACATTCAACGTCAACTTCCGCAGACGGTTCGGTGAACGGAAAATAACTCGGACGCATTCTTATTTTTAAATCTTTCCCAAAAAATTCGCGTGCAAAATATTCAATCGTGCTTTTGAGTTCTCTGAATGAAACATTTTTATCGACATAAATCCCGTCAACCTGATGAAACATCTCTAAACTTCTTGCAGAAACGTCTTCGTTGCGGTAGCATTTGCCCGGAAGTATAAATCTCACCGGGGGCTTATACATTTCCATTATTCTAATCTGCCCAGGTGTAGTATGAGTTCTTAAAACATAATTATCTTTGTCACCCTGGTTTCTCTTTATAAAAAAGGTATCCTGCATATCGCGTGACGGGTGATGTGCAGGTGTATTCAATGCATCGAAATTATGAAACTCATCTTCAAGCTCAGGACCATCATAAATATTAAATCCGATTTTTCTGAATATATTCGAAATATCCTCAAGCGCCTGTGTGATTAAATGTTTTGTTCCCTCATTATAAGTATAACCCGGCAATGATAAATCAATATTTTCGTCTGATGATTTTAAAGATTTACCAAACTCATCAGTCTTGATATCAAAAAATTCCTGTGCGGAATTTTTTAACTCATTTAAAATTTTCCCTGTCTGACCTTTCTGAGTTTTGTCGAGAGCTTTGAACTCTTCAAATAAATCATTGAAAAGTCCTTTACGAGAGAGATATTTTAAACGGAATGCTTCAAGTGTATTCGCATCGGTGACATTAGCTTTTTCAGCTTCTATTTCGGATTGTATGTTCTGTAGTTTGTCGAGCATTTGCACACCCCGTCCCGACAAGTCGGGACACCCCTCTCAAGAGGGGATTTTGTTTTGAAGAATTGTTGTGTATATAAAAAAGGCAGTTAAAAATAATTTAACCGCCTTGAAAAGTTAATCGTAAAATTTGAAACTATGCGTTTGCAAATTTCACTATTTCGTTGAATGCTTCAATGTTGTTGTAAGCTAAGTCAGCGAGAGTCTTTCTGTTGATGTCAATGTTTTTCTTGTTCAATGCGTTCATCAACTGAGAGTAAGAAGTGTTGTTCATTCTTGCGGCAGCGTTGATACGCGTTATCCACAAGCTTCTGTAAACTCTCTTTTTTAATCTTCTGTCTTTGTATGCATGTGATAAGCCTTTATCTACAGCATTCTTAGCTACTGTATATACTTTGCTTCTGGCTCCCCAGTAACCCTTTGCAGAGTCCATAACTTTTTTTCTTCTGGCTTTTGAAGCTACTTTATTTTTTGAACGTGGCACGACTTGTCTCCTTTAAAAATTTATTGTTTATAAAATTATTCGGCAAGAATCATTCTTTTCACGCGCTTTGAATCGGCTTCCGATACAAGCGTTGCGCTTCTTAAATGTCTCTTTCTTCCCGGTGACTTCTTCGTGAGAATGTGGCTTCTGAATGCTTTTTCTCTTTTGATTTTACCGCCGGAAGTTTTCTTGAATCTCTTTGCCGCTCCGCGGTTGCTTTTCATTTTTGGCATTATCGTAGTTATTTATTTTTTAAACTTATACTTGTTCCTGGTTTAATTGACTGCTTTCTGATTTCGTTTCTTTCTGTTCTTTGCTTTCAGTTTTTTCTTTCAGCTTCTGTTCTTTTTGTTCTTTAGCTTTGTAAGTTTGTATCTTGTTCTTATCAGGAGTAAAATACGCAATCAACTGTTTTCCTTCCATTCTCGGAGGGGCTTCAAGCTTGCTTACATCATCAAGCTTTGCAATTATGTCATCCATTAGCTTTCTTCCAAACTCAGGATGTGTAATCATTCTGCCTTTGAATGTTACAGTCGCTTTTACTTTATGTCCATCTATTACAAACTGATGTAAGTGCTTTGTCTTAAACTCGATGTCATGTTTATCCGTGTTCGGATTGAAACGGATTTCTTTCATTTCAAGCTGTGCAGTATGCTTCTTTGTCTGCTTCTCGCGCTTCTGTCTTTCGTAATTATACTTACCGTAATCGGAAATTTTGCAAACCGGCGGTTTTGAATTCGGTGCTATTTCAATTAAGTCAAGCTGTTTACTCTGAGCTAATTTTAAAGCATCCGAAGTATTCATCACTCCTAACGAATCACCGTTATCATCAATCACTCTAATCTGTGGGACTCTTATGTCCTGATTTATTCGTTCTTTATATCTCTTGTCTCGGATTTTGTCCTCTCTTTAATTTAATTTTTATAAATGAACCCCCATTTATAACTTTTGATTAATCTGTAATTTAACCTTTTCAATAAACTCTTTCAATCCAGATTTACCGGTATCTCCCTTTTTATGCTCCCGGATTGAAACTTCTTTATTTTCCCTTTCTTTTTC
Protein-coding regions in this window:
- the truB gene encoding tRNA pseudouridine(55) synthase TruB, translating into MSERFHNPELDNKIILVDKPLNRTSANVLNILRRQLGIKKLGHAGTLDPKATGLLIVCTGRMTKSINEFIDYDKEYTGIIRIGAVTECYDTEKEEKDFKDTSFVTDELLEDVRKKFVGEIKQMPPMHSAIKMNGKPLYKLARKGKEIERKPRDIFIENFLIKRLSETEVYFDITCSKGTYIRSIANDFGEALGTGGYLKELRRTRVGKFIMEDFPDAVEDIKYKILEAQA
- a CDS encoding DoxX family protein, whose protein sequence is MKNFLFSVKSFSADFGLLVMRVSLSLVLILMHGLPKFENYGVISQRFFDPIGFGPATALSLSIFAELFCASLVVLGFMTRLSTLVIVINLSVAFFGFHYFDPFAKKELAFIFMMMYFTLFILGPGRISIDGAINRPKGSKS
- the infB gene encoding translation initiation factor IF-2, producing MTTETKDKKIKLMKLVSEINISKQDIIDYLTTIGISKVTVNTSLDSETVRKVKSHFKKDIEEKQHHEEKLKKFSDINNVVFSEIEEIKLKEEEDKKRKEEEERIRKIVDEENRKKEEERQKQELSAYLQLEKQKKEAEEKKKSEKAKKKTDEPGKEEQSKAKPEFKQTGKPKTDKSFFRDDFKKREDFKKPSSDTASKDGDRQINKKPDFRKPFDKSKVKPRVEKVTIKDIKAAKKKPGEGEGTEFKERKFEKPGGGKPFNKEGGFTPAPGSGSKFSDKDKEKKKTESEYEKKKKAKLLKGHRAKDITQKEIDDAIRETFAKIEEDSASSARVLARKRKKKERLEEEQKQIELAEQRKNIIKVTEFLSTSELATLVNVPVADLIKKCFDLGMMVSINQRLEKDLIILLAEEFGFKIEFVSEYEEEILEDAPDPEDKLVSRPPVVTVMGHVDHGKTSLLDYIRKANVVAGEAGGITQHIGAYTVTLDSGKRISFLDTPGHEAFTAMRARGGQAADIVVLVVAADDSVMPQTVEAINHALAANVPIVVAINKVDKPDSNIDKIKQQLADKGVLVEEWGGKYQSVEISAKFGKNIDTLLEKILVEAEVLDLKANPDRLARGVVLEAKLDKGKGIVATMLIQKGTLNVGDVFICGVNSGKIKAMFDEREHKLDAAGPSQAVQVLGFDGMPQAGDIFIELETERESKEIAIKRQQLKREQDFRQHRLITLDDISKQIKEGKQVELKIILKADADGSAEALTDSLQKLTTPEAKVIVIHKAVGQITESDVLLAEASKAIIIGFNVRPNLSARQLAEKNQIDIRLYSIIYNVIEEIKQALEGMLEPDIEEKVTCTVEVREVFKVPKVGLVAGCYVQDGKVTRNTNVRLLRDGFEIFKGKISALKRFKDDVREVETGFECGISLENFNDVKVGDIIEGFELVEIKRKLSTT
- the pheS gene encoding phenylalanine--tRNA ligase subunit alpha; the protein is MLDKLQNIQSEIEAEKANVTDANTLEAFRLKYLSRKGLFNDLFEEFKALDKTQKGQTGKILNELKNSAQEFFDIKTDEFGKSLKSSDENIDLSLPGYTYNEGTKHLITQALEDISNIFRKIGFNIYDGPELEDEFHNFDALNTPAHHPSRDMQDTFFIKRNQGDKDNYVLRTHTTPGQIRIMEMYKPPVRFILPGKCYRNEDVSARSLEMFHQVDGIYVDKNVSFRELKSTIEYFAREFFGKDLKIRMRPSYFPFTEPSAEVDVECYLCKGQGCRICKHTGWLEILGCGMVDPNVFKAVGIDPEVYTGYAFGMGIERTLMVKYGIPDIRMFYENDVRFLKQFK
- a CDS encoding YciI family protein; the protein is MKKYLLFVILSLLCFDTAFSQDSTQTKKEEEWKMRTYYMVFLKSNPNHGITDKEKLTEIQKGHLDNIGRLFEEGKLVLAGPFLDKQDVRGIFILKVDSEEEAKALVDTDPAVIAGTLTMEIRPWYGPNTIIIKNE
- the rbfA gene encoding 30S ribosome-binding factor RbfA, giving the protein MSIRTERVAEEIKHQINTAMSKDLAELHLGLVTVTKVVMSPDLKIAKVYLTFLGSKETPERAIAKIDNRKKHIRYELGKKLKLKFTPDILFFYDDTAEYADHINKILNDIKK
- a CDS encoding GNAT family N-acetyltransferase, which produces MITFSEVKTDEQLNELAAIASKIWNEHYPAIIGQVQVDYMLAKMYNVDAIKEQIAQGQTFIAAYDGSEMLGFLSYSVKDKKDYFIHKWYVDVSKHSKGIGRGLFDYVFKDLEYSTIRLTVNRHNIKPINFYFKMGFKIEKIINIDIGEGFVMNDFMMLKEKPTH
- a CDS encoding peptide-N-glycosidase F-related protein; its protein translation is MKIILLMIFVLFSSNLFAQKVTLPVFQKNTIQFGDSSNQGSVIVSDKGRIISKKVILPVIEKPVQITVRMILKSAGDRWDRFGSVYLYTPTGNIELLKFMTGFGVGNKKVPERVNVGPWADEMECVNDISELYPLLKGGVVINAMIDTWVNPGWEITFEIIYTPNELAKNPDFVIPLINTTGQYPDYKVFDAGGIFDTLDITQQFSELKLYYYSSGHGGDSAGDEFNKKENIISINGSQAFTVIPWRDDCRIFRRYNPTSSKWEGDIWSSDLSRTGWCPGDMSLPFVYDVNNLFHQGQNTFNVNVINSERLSETLDYWNISAYLIGYK
- the nusA gene encoding transcription termination factor NusA encodes the protein MRSEIIEAFSQMAKQKSIDRDILEGVIKDSFRKMMEKRYGLEANFEVIVNMDRGNIEIYLYKKIVDSVNDPNLELTVEQAKAISDEDFEVGDDYAEELSIEDFGRRSVLNLKQNLNQKLREIEKEVTFNEYKKLVGEIIVSEVYQIKPNSILLMHNGHEVIFPKSEQIPKEKYKKEDTVRAIIKSVEKRQSGPPLIIVSRADDEFLKKLFELEIPEIYDNIIEIVGIAREPGERAKVSVYSNDERIDAVGACVGMKGIRIHSIVRELSNENIDVINYTDDSTLYIQRALSPAKIDDIVLDKDEKVAKIYADKDQFSLIIGRNGQNIKLASRLTGYTIDVVKPEEEEKPEEEEVEEGVMLDEDDDENDEDVNEEVQEEVNEESSEESDEADDESSEESEEAGEDEKEESVEEKPKKEKKSGTRKKKEKETK
- a CDS encoding CPBP family intramembrane glutamic endopeptidase, producing MNISAFIKQHSIITYFVLTFAISWGVVLFSVGGLDGLPGTVEQFEILLPYVVLAMLLGPSVSGILLTKMLYGKEGIHKLFLRLLTWRVKIKWYIIAVFTAPILTVITLFLLSLTPGIFSADNKILHFTLGVITGLAAGCFEELGWTGFAIPQLRQHYSIFVTGIIVGFLWGAWHFIVTLWGSSSTIGTLSLWLYLPGLLFSFLPPYRILMVWIYDRTQSLLIAMLMHASLTASVRIFDPLAISGMSLVAYNLVLGIAFWGVVAVISFKSKIFLQNRKLQEN